The Cyclobacterium amurskyense genome contains the following window.
ATACAAAGACACATAAATGTCCGGCAATTGCTAAAATGCAGATGGATGCCGGGGCCATTGGTATTTGTACTGCCAAATTATCAGAGTCTCAAGTCATGTTGGAAAATGGTATTTCTGAAGTCCTGATGACAGGGGTAAATATCAGCTCTTCTAAAATTAGGAAGGCAATGCAATTACGGAAAAGACATTCCGGTTTTATTCAAGCAGTAGACAATAAACAAAATGCCAGAGACCTACAAGATGCTGCCAAGGAAGCAGGAATCATCGCTGATGTAGTTGTAGATTTGGATGTTATCCGTCGGTCAGGAGTTCCTACAGGTCTTCCGGCCCTTGAATTGGCGCAATTGGTTGACCAACTTTCTAATTTAAGGTTTAAAGGTATACTCGCTTATGATGGTGGGGCACAACATATTAAGGGGTATCAAAAAAGGTTAGAGAGAACCGTCCAAACTTTTGAACCAGTTTCAGCGACCTATGAAAGTATGATACAATCTGGCTTGAATGTTGAAATCTTCAGTGGGGCAGGGACAGGTACCTACAATATGATGGGAGATGTACCTGGGTTTACTGATGTTCAAGTTGGTAGTTATTTGTTTATGGATACCCAATACATGGTCATTGGCAGTAAGGGGAATGAAAACCTTTACGACGATTTTGATCCTTCGCTTACAGTACTCGCAACTGTGATTAACAACAATCATCCCAATAGATTAATTACAGACTCGGGCGCAAAGTCCTTGTCCATTAATAAACCTAGTGGGATGGTGATTGGAGAACCAGGCTTTAGCTATAACGCAGGGTCAGATGAATACGGAACCGTTACTTTTGAAAAGGCCAATAGAGCCTACAAGACTGGAGATTTACTGGAAATAATTGTTCCACATTGTGACCCCGTTGTTAACTTATATGATCGAATATATGGGATTCGAAAAGGGAAAGTAGAAAGTATACTGCCAATAATGGCAAGGGGGCATTCTCGATAGCAAAAAAAAAACTTATGACCACAAGATAGGATACAGGTAAACTATTTTGTGGTCATGAGAACTCAATTTTCTAAGCTTACTTTTTGCGGACTACCGTTATTTCCTTTGTCATCTTCTTCTTTACTAACCACAGGTTTTGAAGTCCACATGCCAAGCATCATGGCGAAAGAAGTCAATATAATTACTTGAATGATCAATGAATCGTTGATTATAGATACTGACATTGCCACTGGAACACTCAGGTACAACAAGATAGTTACCAAACCTCTTGGAGAGATAAACATCAAAGGCAGGAGGTTTATTTTAAAAACCTTTAACACAAGGGCTCTAAGTAGGAATATTCCGGCGGTGATGGAAATGGACCAAATTAGTGTCTCCGAATTGAAAAGTTCATTGGTTTCGATTAGAAATCCGAATACAAGGAAGAAGAGGGTTCTTATCAAAAAGGTGAGTTCCATGGTCAACTCTTTGAATTTTTTAATTTCTTTTTTGAAGCTTTTGGTATGTAATTTTTTAACAACTACGCTTTGTTTCAACTGGTTGAGATTACCAATAAAGAGTCCAAAAAGAAGTATAAAGATAAGAGCAGGTAAATGGTAAAGTTCAGACACTGCAAAAATCAGCACGATCATTAAAATAATCGGGGCAAATTTAACAGGGTGTTTGATACGACTTAGCAAAAAAGCCAGCATTATGGTGGCAAAGAAGGTGACGATTAATATCATGACGATCTCCCCAAAGAAAAGGCCTAGGGTTTTTACATTCATGATCTTCTTTTCAAGTAGAAAATTGAAAAGAAGCACCCCGAAAATATCAGAAACACTACTCTCGTACGTTACAAATTCACGGTTCTCAGTCCTTAAATTTTGAACAGAGGGGATGGCAATGGCACTGCTTATTATGGCAAATGGTATGGCGTTAAGCAAAGCAGTCTTAAATTCTACATCTCCAAAATATTGAATAGCATAGGCAAGACTAAAACTAATAACGACAACAGGAATAATGGCGACTAAAATTGTTTTACCAACAAATGATAATTTAGAAGTATCAAAATCAAGTTCTAGTGCACCCTCTAAAACGATCAATACCAGTCCGATAGTACCTAAAAATGGCAATACTGTGGTAAGGTCCGGAATGTCTAAATCAAAAAAGACTGCTGCTTGGTTTGCTGACCAACCCATTGCAAATAATAAAATCACTGGCGGGATTTTTGTTTTAGCAGAAGTAATGTCAAAAAAGTACGCAAAGAGCATTAAAGCACAAAGTACAATGATAATGGGTAGGGCCATAGATGGTTGGTTTAAGTTTAGGGGGTTTTCGCCTATTTCTGATTAATCAAAACCCTGTATTTCCTCATTAATTTAAAGTATGCCAAATATAAAATTACAATAAAGTCTGTCAAGTTAAAAGTTTAGCTTTTATTAAAGCTTAAATTTTTCTTAATTTAAGACTGTTAATTGACGAATTTATACCACCTTCTTAACCGACTTATGAAACTATTTTTCGCATTTTCCCTTTTTGTTTGTGTATTCTTTCAAGATCCGGTTTATGCCCAAAAGTCGTTGCCATTGGGTTCTCACCCACCTGCGCTTACCTTTGATCATTTCCCCAATAGATCCTTTGCCTTCGTATGGCGAAATTGGAATCTTGTAAGTCCTGAGAAAATGGCTGAGACCATTCAGTGCAAACCTTCTGATATAATTCACCTTGCACAACTTATGGGTTTGGAAGATAAGAAGCTCTTGCCTGAAAAATTACAAGAACAAATATATATTACTTTGCTTCGTAGAAATTGGCATTTGCTTCCCTATGATCAGTTGCTAACCTTATTGGATATGGATAGTGAAAGATTGGAGTTTGCTTTGAAAGAAGATGACTTTCTTTTTCATAAGTTTGGCAACCTCAAACCGGCCAGCCCAAAATTAATTTTTTCCGGTCCGACTGAAATTGAAATAAAAAAAGCCAATGATATAAAGGAAGTTATTCGCCCTATTCTTGCTAACAATGAAAAGAATCCTTCGGAAGACCTTTTTCAATTTATCGAAAAACTTAAAACTTACGATGAAGAGGAAGTTCTCGTTCCTAGAGATTCACTGAAGGAGGTTCAGCTCCGTTTTATCTATTCTTATTTCGGCATTTTTGGGGATCCTTTAATGGATGAAGAAAACGATCCCTTTCCCAATGGGCTCTTACAAAAATTAGCACAGAAAGGTGTTAATGGGGTATGGATGCATGTGGTACTCAACCAACTTGCCCCAGGAGGAGAGGCTTTTCCGGAGTTTGGAGAAGGTAGCGAAACTCGGCTTAAGAATTTGCGGAAAATAGCGCAAAGAGCTAAAAAGTTTGGCATTGACATTTACTTGTACATGAACGAGCCACGTGCACAACCTTTGGCATTTTTCGAAGAACGTTCAAATATGGCAGGGGTAAAGAAGGATGACTTTATTACCATGTGTACAAGTAATGAGGAGGTGAGGAACTGGATGGAGCAATCACTCACCCATGTTTTTACTGAAGTACCCGAGTTGGGAGGAGTATTTACCATTACTGCTTCAGAAAATCTTACCAATTGTGCCTCCCATGGGGGAAAGGACAAATGCCCCAGATGTAGTGAACGACCTTATGAAGACATTATCGCAGAGGTAAACCGAACGATTGCCAATGGAGTTCATGCTGCAAAACCTGAAGCGAATGTAATTGCTTGGGATTGGGGGTGGAACGGTCATGGGATGGCAAGAGATGTGATAGACAAATTACCGGAAGATGTGTGGTTGATGTCAGTCAGTGAATGGGCCAAACCTATCGAGAGAGGCGGGATTCCCAATACAGTAGGAGAATATTCTATCTCTGCAGCAGGACCAGGGCCTAGGGCAAAATCCCATTGGAGTGGAGCGAAGAAGAATCTACTTAAAACGGTCGCAAAAGTTCAGTTTAACAATACCTGGGAATTGTCCGCAGTTCCTTGGCTACCAGTTATGGATTTGGTAGCTCAGCATGCAGCAAATTTAGCGCAAATGGACATTGATGGGTATATGCTCAGTTGGACGCTCGGGTCCTACCCATCGCCAAATCTTGAAATAGCTAAAAAATTTTCAGATGACCCTGATGCAAGCATAGAAGAAGTGTTAAATTCACTGGCCTTGGAAAGGTATGGAAGGGCTGCCGTGCCTTATGTGCGTAATGCTTGGACTACATTCAGTACAGCTTTTGAAGAATATCCCTATGATATTAGAGTGGTTTATTCTGCACCTCAACAGTATGGCCCATCCAACCTTTTATTTCTGGAACCTACAGGTTATCGTTCTACCATGGTAGGTTTTCCCTATGATGACCTTAAGGGTTGGTCCGGCCCATATCCTCCTGAAATTTTAATATCACAATTTGAAAAAGTGGCTACTAAATGGGAGAAGGGGTTGAAATTTATAAAAGGTGCCATTGAGGTTACTGAAGACGAATCCTATAAAAAGCTATTGGAAGAAGACCTAAACTTAGCGAAGGCGGCTTACCTGCATTTTTTATCTGTTGGGCAGCAGGGTCGTTTTATAATGGCCAGAGACAATTGGCTTGAAAGCCAAAAAACTGATAAAGTGCTTCGGGATCAGGTGAAAGCTATTTTACTGAAAGAAAAGGAAACAGCAATTGACCTGCTTGAAGTAACAAGTAAGGATTCCAGAATAGGTTTTGAGGCCTCTAACCAATATTATTATGTGCCACAGGATTTGCTAGAGAAAGTAATCAACTGTCAATTTTTGATCAATGAACTTGATAAATAGCTTCAATCGCTAAAGAAATAGGAACCATGGATTTTAGCCATGGTTCCTGTCCTACCAATTTTTAACCCATTCATTTAACTTATTATTGGGCTAAGAAATTAAGCTTTATTTTTTTCTCGCTATTCAATGACAAGATTCTTGTTTCTGGGATACTTGACCTCATATTTCAATTCCAGTAACTTGGTATCCGAAGGTGCCAACTTAAACTCCCACTTAATCTCACCAGTTTTAACGTCATGTTTTCCTCCGGAAAGGCTTTGTACTTCTACCTCTATTTCTTCCAAAGTAGAAACAGGCACTTGGTCCAAAACTACCATGGAAACGGGTTGGCTTTTATTGTTTTTAATAGTGGTTTTCCACAATCTGCTTGCCGTCTTTTTATTGCCTAAAAAAGATTTTTCTGTGAAATCACTTTCTTTCTCCCTTTCTATTGTGACCATTTTATCTCTACCCAGTGAGATTTCCAAGGTGTCAGTAGCATAGCGCACATCCAGCAGACTTTTACCTACGAAGGTTTGTTCAAAAAACACATTGGCCTCTCCTTCCAAAAGTTGGTATTGCTCCCAGTTCGTAATCCCAGCAATCAGGTAAGCCGTGTTACTGACTTTGGGAACAGCAAAATATTGGTAGAAAGCAGGCAATTCATAGGTTACCATATCCACAGTATAATTTTTACTGTCTGATTGAATGGAATAAGGGGTATTGATTTCAAAATTAATGGACGTTTGGTTTTCCACCTGAGCCATCGGTAAAGGTTGACTTTGCAATTCCTGTGCATCATCAACGTCAAAATTAGCCTCAATTCCTTCAGATTTACCTTTCAAACGTTTACTAATTCCATAACCGGTTACCACTATCTCATCTAATGCAACCTGATCTTCTTTCATAACCACATTCATAACCTCAGCTCTAATTGGTCGGGATTGAGAAACATATCCAATGTAAGAATAGGTCAATTGGCTGGCATTGTTTGGCAAGGTGATGCTGTAATTACCGTCAAAATCTGAAACGGTTCCAATAGTGGTTCCTGACACAT
Protein-coding sequences here:
- a CDS encoding alanine racemase, whose protein sequence is MKNHFNRRKFLQYSGMAGTAALLPGNAISKSEPLFPENEIGLSKFELETPSLCLDLDIMESNLKKVHENLQGTGIGVRPHTKTHKCPAIAKMQMDAGAIGICTAKLSESQVMLENGISEVLMTGVNISSSKIRKAMQLRKRHSGFIQAVDNKQNARDLQDAAKEAGIIADVVVDLDVIRRSGVPTGLPALELAQLVDQLSNLRFKGILAYDGGAQHIKGYQKRLERTVQTFEPVSATYESMIQSGLNVEIFSGAGTGTYNMMGDVPGFTDVQVGSYLFMDTQYMVIGSKGNENLYDDFDPSLTVLATVINNNHPNRLITDSGAKSLSINKPSGMVIGEPGFSYNAGSDEYGTVTFEKANRAYKTGDLLEIIVPHCDPVVNLYDRIYGIRKGKVESILPIMARGHSR
- a CDS encoding cation:proton antiporter; amino-acid sequence: MALPIIIVLCALMLFAYFFDITSAKTKIPPVILLFAMGWSANQAAVFFDLDIPDLTTVLPFLGTIGLVLIVLEGALELDFDTSKLSFVGKTILVAIIPVVVISFSLAYAIQYFGDVEFKTALLNAIPFAIISSAIAIPSVQNLRTENREFVTYESSVSDIFGVLLFNFLLEKKIMNVKTLGLFFGEIVMILIVTFFATIMLAFLLSRIKHPVKFAPIILMIVLIFAVSELYHLPALIFILLFGLFIGNLNQLKQSVVVKKLHTKSFKKEIKKFKELTMELTFLIRTLFFLVFGFLIETNELFNSETLIWSISITAGIFLLRALVLKVFKINLLPLMFISPRGLVTILLYLSVPVAMSVSIINDSLIIQVIILTSFAMMLGMWTSKPVVSKEEDDKGNNGSPQKVSLEN